One Phocaeicola dorei genomic region harbors:
- a CDS encoding DUF2958 domain-containing protein: protein MCRLMTTQLAEALEGYPLYSQDGKGKEAVCRAVFALGAVRWFILEGNREDNDVILFGIVVGLMEDEYGYVSLNELSDVELDLSAQGLGKLQVRQQQNFKPVPLKQIQDSRLQDFLARFE from the coding sequence ATGTGCAGATTGATGACGACACAACTGGCGGAAGCTCTGGAGGGTTATCCGCTCTATTCCCAGGACGGCAAGGGAAAAGAGGCTGTTTGCCGTGCGGTTTTTGCTCTTGGTGCTGTAAGGTGGTTTATCCTTGAAGGAAACAGGGAGGATAATGATGTGATTCTATTCGGTATCGTAGTCGGACTCATGGAGGATGAATACGGGTATGTTTCCCTCAATGAGCTTTCGGATGTGGAGCTTGACCTGAGTGCTCAGGGACTTGGCAAGCTTCAGGTAAGACAGCAGCAGAACTTTAAGCCGGTTCCGCTGAAACAGATTCAGGACAGCAGGCTTCAGGACTTTCTTGCAAGGTTTGAATAG
- a CDS encoding helix-turn-helix domain-containing protein — protein MKVVPEKTYSVKEAARYLGVHRCTIYAYIRYLEKPLAFLKIPDKAKRVFRGTDLIAYKETGLPKRGRKRKKHR, from the coding sequence ATGAAAGTCGTTCCGGAAAAGACATATTCAGTAAAGGAGGCAGCACGCTACCTGGGTGTTCACCGCTGTACCATCTATGCCTATATCCGTTATCTGGAAAAGCCGCTGGCTTTCCTGAAGATTCCTGATAAGGCAAAAAGGGTGTTCAGAGGAACTGACCTGATAGCCTACAAGGAAACCGGTCTGCCCAAACGTGGCCGCAAGCGTAAGAAACACCGTTAG
- a CDS encoding SLOG family protein, translated as MNGILSEKSKSLAFTGHRTVPVERQDEIRARLVEAVSVACKSGITCFYSGMAMGFDLMAAETVFSLKGRYPDIRLIAVVPFRRQNCRWPSIEKERYQKIISQADRVIVLSEYYFKGCLLRRNDFMLEHSCGVIAFYDGKPYGGTFYTCREALKKGMDIVNLY; from the coding sequence ATGAACGGAATATTATCAGAAAAATCAAAGTCACTGGCTTTCACGGGACACAGAACTGTTCCCGTAGAAAGGCAGGATGAAATAAGGGCACGGCTTGTTGAAGCTGTGTCCGTCGCCTGCAAATCGGGTATAACCTGCTTCTATTCAGGCATGGCCATGGGATTCGACCTGATGGCCGCTGAAACAGTATTTTCACTGAAGGGAAGGTATCCGGATATACGGCTAATTGCCGTTGTTCCTTTCAGAAGACAGAACTGCCGATGGCCTTCAATTGAAAAGGAACGTTATCAGAAAATAATTTCCCAGGCAGACCGGGTTATCGTATTGAGTGAATACTATTTCAAAGGATGTCTTCTAAGGCGCAATGACTTCATGCTGGAGCATTCATGTGGAGTGATTGCCTTTTATGACGGCAAGCCTTATGGTGGGACATTCTATACCTGCAGGGAGGCACTGAAGAAAGGCATGGACATAGTAAATCTGTACTGA
- a CDS encoding helix-turn-helix transcriptional regulator, which produces MNNIYNRYIWLLHTVYQERKVTFERLCDIWKHHFLYNGKPLSLRTFHHHRKMIEENFDIVIACNRKDYTYYIQNLDEILGDSCQNWLFNSRIIDVALKSSPCLFHRVVLPDMSGGIEYLSDISECISDGHELYIFYTNDKGKGYEVEGRFRPEGLKLFHNRWYLLGYRNGSEFCTVPLDALTKIYLSGKRFDTDYKFSLARRLSDSIGVVAPTGQKPEEVTLRAYGPFADYLRKHPFHHSQVERNDMGTFTSFDYTLLVTDELVDEILALGDKVEITFPEKLRMKLLQKIGRIRNRYAT; this is translated from the coding sequence ATGAACAATATCTACAACCGCTACATTTGGCTGCTGCATACGGTCTATCAGGAAAGAAAGGTCACTTTTGAAAGGCTTTGTGATATTTGGAAGCACCATTTCCTATACAATGGAAAACCGCTGAGTCTGCGCACATTCCATCATCACCGGAAAATGATTGAGGAGAATTTTGATATAGTTATTGCGTGCAACAGAAAGGACTATACATACTATATCCAGAATCTGGATGAAATACTCGGTGACAGCTGCCAGAACTGGTTGTTCAACAGCCGTATCATTGATGTGGCCCTGAAAAGCAGTCCGTGCCTGTTCCATCGTGTTGTACTGCCTGACATGTCAGGTGGTATTGAATACCTGTCGGATATATCGGAATGTATCAGCGATGGGCATGAACTGTACATATTCTACACGAATGACAAGGGCAAGGGCTATGAAGTGGAAGGCCGTTTCAGACCGGAAGGTTTGAAACTGTTCCATAACCGCTGGTATCTGCTCGGGTACAGGAACGGATCAGAGTTCTGTACCGTTCCTCTTGATGCACTGACCAAAATTTACCTTAGCGGCAAGAGATTTGATACTGACTACAAATTTTCCCTTGCCAGACGTCTTTCGGACTCCATTGGTGTTGTAGCCCCGACCGGACAGAAGCCGGAAGAGGTTACTCTAAGGGCTTACGGTCCATTTGCCGATTATCTGAGGAAGCATCCTTTCCACCATTCTCAGGTAGAAAGGAATGATATGGGGACTTTCACGTCATTTGATTACACACTTCTTGTTACTGACGAGCTGGTGGATGAAATCCTGGCTCTTGGCGATAAGGTGGAAATTACTTTTCCGGAAAAGCTGAGAATGAAACTGCTTCAGAAGATTGGACGTATCAGAAACAGGTATGCAACATAG
- a CDS encoding S8 family peptidase — protein sequence MQKKHFFLGNKIAEDRSFTPRTRSVQPPTMPERNRQEHAAYIKEIYNTAIDKAIETLSQRSERGLPVADGVYMNFDMVSGFVPQALAKRSGASILKISEDKGEGNVDVTIYIKKEKKDWLDKKANEYANEEICTINGNPKNATLIEPINSIEQADIHSLYTSAEDFDMLPDNHLQTFEIWVTKGDDYNLEELTKTLDSLGLISAGKNILDFDGVAVLLIKATKQQLCELPLSVGYIEGIRPYKQPSILVKSHNESREWSELIKDEIEISINSDSVRVGLLDSGVNNAHELIAPFLSDDMMKSAIGVSDTIDHSFHGTDMAGLILYGDMTDLIYGHKKSVAIENNLASVKIYESGYETDSDFYGAVIEDAIQQAHEMGASIQCMAVTDDISYDCKSTSSSAALDESIYNGGNCDRLVVVSAGNIETTEIDASDYIESCKANVIKSPAQAWNALTVGAYTEKTVVTDDRYKPLAAPGGISPMSRTSWSWRNGLNKPEIVMEGGNVADHPVLQTTTTPDLSLISTSADLAESLEPFYATSAATALAARMAAKIKTVNPDLSLLSVRGMMVHSARWTEEMKRIGSINDIMSICGYGIPDEKIALFSNERYATYIFENELIPYVRKDGSNTYNQLHFYDLPWPVELLEQMGAEKVKIRITLSYYIKPSPGYAGRRNKYRYPSATLHFDLKSPHENVEEFLCRRNKNEGDKTTDNDTQRWTIKQNRREQGTVQSDWFECTAAELAGCGHIVVYPGPGWWKERKLANVDNVIKYSLIISIKTSETEIYNAVETEINNKIGIPIMQEV from the coding sequence ATGCAAAAGAAACATTTTTTCTTAGGAAATAAGATAGCAGAAGATCGTTCTTTTACACCAAGAACCAGGTCTGTACAACCGCCAACCATGCCTGAAAGAAACAGACAGGAACATGCGGCTTATATAAAAGAAATTTATAATACAGCTATTGATAAGGCAATAGAAACTTTGTCACAACGGTCAGAAAGAGGATTACCTGTTGCAGATGGTGTTTATATGAACTTTGATATGGTTTCAGGTTTTGTTCCTCAGGCATTGGCAAAAAGAAGTGGAGCATCAATTCTAAAAATTTCAGAAGATAAAGGTGAAGGAAATGTTGATGTTACCATATATATCAAAAAAGAAAAAAAAGATTGGTTGGATAAAAAGGCTAATGAGTATGCAAATGAAGAAATTTGCACAATAAATGGAAACCCTAAGAATGCAACTCTTATTGAGCCCATCAATTCTATTGAACAAGCTGATATTCATAGTCTTTATACTTCTGCAGAAGATTTTGATATGCTACCAGATAATCACCTGCAGACATTTGAAATATGGGTAACTAAAGGTGATGATTATAATCTAGAGGAACTTACTAAAACTTTAGACAGTCTTGGCCTTATATCGGCTGGTAAAAATATCCTGGACTTTGACGGAGTTGCTGTTCTGCTAATCAAAGCAACAAAACAACAATTATGTGAGTTACCCTTATCTGTTGGTTATATAGAGGGAATACGTCCTTATAAACAGCCTTCAATACTTGTAAAATCCCACAATGAAAGCAGGGAGTGGAGTGAACTTATTAAAGATGAAATTGAGATTTCAATAAACAGTGACAGTGTAAGGGTCGGCTTGTTGGATTCGGGTGTAAACAATGCTCATGAATTGATAGCTCCATTCTTATCGGATGATATGATGAAAAGTGCAATAGGTGTTTCTGACACTATTGATCACAGCTTCCATGGAACGGACATGGCTGGCCTTATCCTATATGGTGATATGACAGATTTAATTTATGGGCATAAGAAATCTGTTGCAATTGAAAACAACTTGGCATCAGTGAAAATATATGAATCCGGATATGAAACTGATTCTGATTTTTATGGTGCTGTTATAGAGGATGCTATACAGCAAGCTCATGAAATGGGAGCATCTATACAATGTATGGCTGTTACTGATGACATTTCGTATGACTGCAAATCCACGTCAAGTTCTGCTGCTTTAGATGAAAGTATATACAATGGAGGGAATTGTGATCGTCTGGTAGTCGTTTCTGCGGGAAATATTGAAACTACAGAAATAGACGCTTCAGATTATATAGAATCGTGTAAAGCTAATGTTATTAAAAGTCCGGCACAAGCTTGGAATGCACTGACCGTAGGAGCTTATACTGAGAAGACTGTTGTTACTGATGATAGATATAAGCCTCTGGCTGCACCTGGAGGAATCTCTCCGATGTCAAGAACCTCCTGGAGTTGGAGAAATGGTCTTAATAAGCCCGAGATTGTTATGGAAGGCGGTAATGTAGCTGATCATCCTGTTCTGCAGACTACAACAACTCCTGATTTGAGCCTGATTTCGACCAGTGCAGATCTGGCAGAATCATTGGAACCATTTTATGCAACCAGTGCAGCCACAGCGTTGGCTGCACGTATGGCAGCAAAAATCAAGACAGTGAATCCTGATCTTTCTTTGTTGTCTGTACGTGGTATGATGGTACATTCTGCGAGATGGACTGAAGAAATGAAGCGTATAGGAAGTATCAATGATATCATGTCAATATGTGGTTATGGCATTCCAGATGAAAAAATTGCTTTATTTAGCAATGAAAGATATGCTACATACATCTTTGAAAATGAATTGATACCATATGTACGTAAAGATGGTTCAAATACATATAATCAACTGCATTTTTATGATCTCCCATGGCCTGTTGAATTACTTGAGCAGATGGGAGCAGAAAAAGTAAAGATAAGAATTACACTTTCCTATTATATAAAGCCTTCTCCTGGTTATGCCGGTAGAAGAAATAAATATCGTTATCCTTCAGCAACTTTGCATTTTGACTTGAAGAGTCCACATGAAAATGTTGAAGAATTTTTATGTAGAAGGAATAAGAATGAAGGAGATAAAACAACGGATAATGATACTCAAAGATGGACAATCAAGCAAAATCGCCGTGAACAAGGTACTGTTCAGTCGGACTGGTTTGAGTGTACAGCAGCTGAATTAGCAGGTTGTGGTCATATAGTTGTTTATCCAGGACCAGGTTGGTGGAAAGAGAGAAAACTGGCTAATGTTGACAATGTTATAAAGTATTCTCTAATAATATCTATAAAAACAAGTGAAACAGAAATATATAATGCTGTAGAGACTGAAATCAACAACAAGATAGGTATACCAATAATGCAGGAAGTATAA
- a CDS encoding AAA family ATPase, translating into MANADQILSLIRNHLNNDDAQFRKVALQISAVEAKNGHAVLARTIQELLSQKKTSFSNLKIIPRNKDVDDLLLQTETYDSLNDLVTDKSVKEKLERVIKEYTRREELQKYGLANRRKLLLYGMSGTGKTMTSGVLAKELNLPFFIVRTEKIITKFMGETGQKLSRIFDFIDEVPAVYLFDEFDAIGAQRGMENEVGEQRRILNTFLQLLERDSSDSFIVAATNAIESIDKAMFRRFDDVIEYRMPDAEQRLLLLREYLYTAKNLDFSQAEPLFMGMSHAEIKMVCSDIFKESLLNDLPIDMEMVKMIVDKRNQLCREIG; encoded by the coding sequence ATGGCAAATGCAGACCAAATATTATCTCTGATACGCAATCATTTAAACAATGATGATGCACAATTCAGAAAGGTTGCCTTACAGATTTCAGCTGTAGAGGCAAAGAATGGTCATGCTGTATTGGCGAGAACTATCCAGGAATTGTTAAGCCAGAAAAAGACCTCTTTTAGCAATTTAAAAATTATTCCACGCAATAAGGATGTTGACGATTTGTTGCTTCAGACTGAAACATATGACAGTTTGAATGATCTGGTTACAGATAAGTCTGTAAAGGAGAAGCTGGAAAGGGTAATAAAGGAATATACAAGAAGAGAAGAACTTCAGAAATATGGCCTTGCAAATCGCCGTAAGCTGTTACTCTATGGTATGTCTGGTACAGGTAAGACTATGACATCAGGGGTATTGGCAAAGGAACTTAATCTTCCTTTCTTTATTGTAAGAACAGAAAAGATTATCACTAAATTCATGGGTGAAACAGGTCAGAAACTTAGCCGTATCTTTGATTTTATAGATGAAGTTCCTGCCGTTTATCTCTTTGATGAGTTTGACGCTATAGGTGCACAACGTGGAATGGAAAATGAGGTCGGTGAACAACGCAGAATACTTAATACATTCCTGCAGTTGTTGGAGCGTGATTCTTCTGATAGTTTTATTGTTGCAGCTACAAATGCAATAGAGTCCATCGACAAGGCAATGTTCCGGCGTTTTGATGATGTCATTGAATACAGAATGCCGGATGCAGAACAACGTTTGTTGTTGTTGCGTGAATATTTATATACAGCAAAAAATCTGGATTTCTCTCAGGCTGAACCTTTATTTATGGGAATGAGCCATGCAGAGATAAAAATGGTATGCTCCGACATATTCAAAGAATCACTGTTAAATGATTTGCCTATAGATATGGAAATGGTGAAAATGATTGTTGACAAACGAAATCAACTGTGCCGTGAAATAGGTTGA
- a CDS encoding DNA primase, which translates to MISETTIQKVRELAIEDVLSPYVRLSRKGSTLMGLCPFHTEKTGSFAVTPSRNLFHCFSCNRGGDSITFIMEKENLSFSAAVEFIARNHNIPVKYISEERSEEQMSEARHRESLLTVLDAVQTFFLQNLKATDKEESLDARAYAYGRWHEEFCAFAGIGYAPKDGQAFMDFCRNKALNEELLYELGMFKRGEDGNTYAMFRQRIMIPVRNRWGRIIAYTARYIGDNRKAPKYINSATSMIYSKGETVFGIDRAARLRDADYYIIVEGAPDVLRMQSIGYDNTVASLGTAWSDSQFEQLKKYVSSLCFIPDSDIAEGKPYGPGFEAVMTNGAAAIRKGFHVTVRELPFAEIPSEAEGEVQYSKNDADSYIRSREDYTSLPEKHFIIWLAQKRFLVASSMVEERKCVAEIADLLRYIKDQLVYDQCIEQLSRLYGKVKLWRDAVTQARGEARRRNDKPAAMNEMQREAELLRQFGLFVRENCYYSIGEDDDEPSRISNFIMEPLFHIEDEINGTRIFRMRNMYNVCRVIELKESELCSLSNFQQKVGSLGNYVWLAKIDKLNRVKEYLYSKTDTAERIRKLGWNAAEGFFAFGNGIFFAGTFNTVDDLGIVRSINGKAFYIPATSKIYLNNPEIFQFERLMVHENRNGIKLYDYVKRLMEVFGENASVAFCYLLATLFRDIIFRRTRHFPILNLFGEKGTGKTTLAVSLQSFFLHGVDPPNLGVTSVPAMNDRVSQAVNTLAVLDEYKNDLDIRKIAYLKGLWGGGGQTKKNTNTDGMAAQTIVTTGVALCGQDKPTQDMALYTRVIFLAFSKTSFNQNEKRAYEDLVSVCNMGLTHLTLEILGHRELFEKNFPEIYSITKRELAAKLENETIHDRIFGNWVIPLATFRTLETVIDVPFSYAELFDTAIKGIRNQNELAQESSEIADFWSMLQGFQTSGKCIEKAHYRIRYMKSFRPLSVKEDIEFKEARPILYLNTAAVASLFNSRNAGSTSNRSNWSTIMSYLKSHTSYLGLKQDRFTILLPSGLPDYTIDIVNGEQVKKVKVNRPKALCFDYLQLKETFGLDLETEVVAEVQDMQEEVITEMQHTFKQNEFDFT; encoded by the coding sequence ATGATAAGCGAAACAACCATACAGAAAGTGAGGGAACTTGCCATAGAAGACGTACTCAGTCCTTATGTCAGACTGTCCAGAAAAGGTTCAACCCTGATGGGACTTTGTCCTTTTCATACTGAGAAGACCGGTTCCTTTGCCGTCACTCCCAGCAGGAATCTCTTCCACTGTTTCAGCTGTAACCGTGGTGGTGATTCCATTACGTTTATAATGGAAAAGGAAAACCTTTCCTTCAGTGCCGCAGTGGAATTTATTGCCAGAAACCATAATATTCCGGTAAAATACATCAGTGAAGAGCGCAGTGAGGAACAGATGTCCGAAGCCAGGCACAGGGAATCACTTCTGACAGTTCTCGATGCAGTCCAGACCTTCTTCCTACAAAATTTAAAAGCAACAGACAAGGAAGAGAGCCTTGATGCCAGGGCCTACGCATACGGCCGGTGGCATGAGGAGTTCTGTGCCTTTGCCGGAATAGGCTATGCACCGAAGGACGGTCAGGCCTTTATGGATTTTTGCAGAAACAAGGCTTTGAACGAAGAACTGCTGTACGAACTCGGTATGTTCAAGCGTGGTGAGGACGGAAACACATACGCCATGTTCCGCCAGCGTATCATGATTCCTGTGAGAAACAGATGGGGACGCATCATTGCCTATACAGCCAGATACATCGGAGACAATAGGAAAGCTCCCAAGTATATCAACTCGGCAACAAGCATGATTTACTCCAAGGGAGAAACAGTATTCGGTATTGACCGTGCCGCCAGACTGCGTGATGCCGACTATTATATCATTGTGGAAGGTGCTCCTGATGTACTGAGAATGCAGTCGATTGGATATGACAATACAGTAGCGTCACTTGGAACAGCCTGGAGTGACAGCCAGTTCGAGCAGCTGAAGAAGTATGTATCCTCACTCTGTTTCATTCCAGATTCAGATATTGCGGAGGGCAAGCCATACGGACCGGGATTTGAGGCGGTGATGACCAATGGGGCTGCAGCCATAAGAAAAGGATTCCATGTGACAGTAAGAGAACTTCCTTTCGCTGAAATACCGTCAGAAGCAGAAGGAGAAGTACAATATTCCAAGAATGATGCCGACAGCTATATCCGCAGCAGGGAAGATTATACTTCACTGCCTGAAAAGCATTTCATCATCTGGCTTGCACAGAAACGTTTCCTGGTAGCCAGTTCCATGGTAGAGGAAAGAAAGTGTGTAGCGGAAATAGCAGACCTGCTGCGTTATATAAAGGACCAGCTGGTGTATGACCAGTGCATAGAGCAGTTGTCCAGACTGTACGGCAAGGTAAAACTTTGGCGTGATGCAGTTACCCAGGCACGTGGAGAGGCCAGGAGAAGGAACGACAAGCCGGCGGCCATGAACGAGATGCAGCGTGAAGCTGAACTGCTGCGCCAGTTCGGACTGTTCGTGAGGGAAAACTGTTACTACTCCATCGGTGAAGATGATGATGAACCGTCAAGAATCTCCAACTTCATCATGGAACCACTATTCCATATCGAGGATGAGATAAACGGAACCAGAATCTTCCGTATGAGGAATATGTACAATGTATGCAGGGTCATAGAACTGAAAGAGTCGGAACTCTGCTCACTAAGCAACTTTCAGCAGAAGGTCGGCTCACTGGGCAATTATGTATGGCTCGCCAAGATAGACAAACTCAACCGTGTAAAGGAATACCTGTATTCAAAGACCGATACGGCAGAACGTATCAGAAAACTCGGCTGGAATGCGGCTGAAGGATTCTTCGCTTTCGGTAACGGAATATTTTTTGCAGGTACATTCAATACCGTTGATGATTTGGGTATAGTCCGTAGTATAAACGGCAAGGCCTTCTATATACCGGCCACTTCAAAAATATATCTTAACAACCCGGAGATATTCCAGTTTGAGAGACTTATGGTACATGAGAACCGCAACGGAATAAAGCTGTATGACTACGTAAAAAGACTGATGGAAGTGTTCGGTGAGAATGCAAGCGTAGCCTTCTGTTACCTGCTTGCCACCCTCTTCCGTGACATAATATTCAGACGTACCCGTCACTTCCCCATCCTGAATCTTTTCGGTGAAAAGGGAACCGGTAAAACAACCCTGGCTGTTTCCCTCCAGTCCTTTTTCCTGCACGGAGTAGATCCGCCCAATCTCGGTGTAACTTCCGTACCGGCCATGAACGATCGTGTATCACAGGCTGTCAATACACTTGCTGTGCTTGATGAATACAAGAATGACCTCGACATACGCAAGATAGCCTATCTGAAAGGACTCTGGGGCGGTGGCGGTCAGACCAAGAAGAATACAAACACAGACGGTATGGCAGCCCAGACCATTGTCACAACAGGTGTTGCCCTTTGCGGCCAGGACAAGCCTACTCAGGATATGGCACTCTATACCCGTGTCATTTTCCTTGCCTTTTCAAAGACATCATTCAACCAGAATGAGAAAAGGGCTTATGAAGACCTTGTATCAGTCTGCAATATGGGACTAACCCACCTCACCCTGGAGATATTGGGACACCGGGAACTGTTTGAGAAGAACTTTCCGGAAATATATTCCATCACCAAGCGTGAACTGGCTGCAAAACTGGAGAATGAAACCATCCATGACCGTATATTCGGTAACTGGGTTATTCCACTGGCCACCTTCAGGACACTGGAGACAGTCATTGACGTGCCTTTCAGCTATGCGGAACTGTTTGATACAGCAATCAAAGGAATACGAAATCAGAATGAACTGGCTCAGGAAAGTTCAGAGATAGCGGACTTCTGGAGTATGCTTCAGGGATTCCAGACTTCAGGGAAATGTATCGAGAAGGCACATTACCGTATAAGGTATATGAAATCCTTCCGTCCGTTGTCTGTCAAGGAAGATATAGAATTTAAGGAAGCACGTCCTATTCTCTATCTGAACACGGCAGCCGTAGCATCACTGTTCAACAGCCGGAATGCAGGTTCCACCTCCAACCGCTCGAACTGGTCCACTATCATGTCGTACCTGAAATCCCATACTTCATACCTTGGACTGAAACAGGACAGATTCACCATACTTCTGCCTAGCGGACTTCCTGACTATACCATTGACATTGTAAATGGTGAACAGGTAAAGAAGGTAAAGGTAAACCGACCGAAGGCACTGTGCTTTGATTATCTGCAGTTGAAGGAAACTTTTGGGCTGGATCTTGAAACTGAAGTGGTGGCTGAAGTACAGGACATGCAGGAAGAAGTGATAACAGAAATGCAACACACTTTCAAACAGAATGAATTTGATTTTACATAA
- a CDS encoding helix-turn-helix domain-containing protein translates to MDNDIKHVHVGQAIDKRRNELGLSKSELGRKIGVPQQHINRILERETMETSRLIKVSEALDFNFFSLFCPKQHHISAHLAAVSLDGNANNLIGDAELAVQLSSEKKETENLRETIKLLKEQIESLNSQILRLDSNLKDKDVIIELLKDRE, encoded by the coding sequence ATGGATAATGACATAAAACACGTGCATGTAGGTCAGGCTATCGACAAAAGACGCAACGAGCTTGGATTGAGCAAATCTGAGCTTGGACGTAAAATCGGTGTACCGCAGCAGCACATAAACCGAATATTAGAGAGGGAAACAATGGAGACAAGCAGGCTTATTAAAGTCAGCGAAGCATTGGACTTCAATTTCTTTTCCCTTTTCTGTCCGAAACAGCATCATATTTCGGCACACCTTGCAGCCGTATCATTGGACGGTAATGCAAATAATCTGATAGGTGATGCAGAACTGGCCGTGCAGTTATCCAGCGAAAAGAAAGAAACAGAGAACCTGAGGGAAACAATCAAGCTTCTGAAAGAGCAAATAGAGAGTCTGAACTCACAGATTTTACGTCTTGATTCAAACCTGAAGGATAAGGACGTGATTATTGAACTATTGAAAGATAGGGAATAA